Below is a window of Longimicrobium terrae DNA.
GCCGGACTATGGCGCGCAGTCGAAGGATCTTACCACGGCAGACGCAGGGCGCCGGCAGGAGGGGAACGGATCAGACTCGAGGCCCGGTGATCGAGGCGGGCAATGTGGCAAGATCCTTCGACTCGCTGCAGGCTGCGGTGCACCGGAAAACGCGTCGCCGCCGCTCGCTCAGGATGACAGCGGATGGCTCTGGCGCGGGGGATCACACCCCAGCGGCGGATGCAGTCCGCGAAGGCGGACTTCGTGCCTTTCCAGCGGCGAATTCATTCGCTCCTGGACAGGCGGACGCAACAAACCGCGTCGACGCACGGAACCTGTTCGCTCCGGCGGGTCTCCGCCTGAACCGGACACGTCGACCCGCGCCGAAGTGTCGGATGCAGTCCGCGAAGGCGGACTTCGCGCCGTTGTTGCCGCGACTTCAGTCGCCCCAGCGGACTTCCGGTTCTCCAGCGTACCCGCATCCACACGGATCGGGGAAAACCCCAGCCCCATCGCTCGATGCGCACGCTCCGCCTGATGCTGCTGCCGCTGCTGCTCCTGCTCACCGGCTTCGCCCTGTGGGACCGCCCGGTCACGCTGTACCTGGCCGGCGACTCCACCATTGCCCAGAAGCTGGTCACCCGGCGTCCGGAAACGGGATGGGGAGAGCGGCTGCAGCAGTACTTCGACATCGATCACGTCCGCGTCGCGAACCTGGCGCGAAACGGCCGCAGCACGCGCACCTTCATCTCCGAAGGCCGCTGGCAGGAGATCGTCGACGGGATGCACGCCGGCGACTACGTCTTCATCCAGTTCGGCCACAACGACGCATCGGTAGAAAAGACCGACCGGTACACGCCACCGGCGGACTTCCGCGCCAACCTCACGCGCTTCGTCAACGAGGTGCGCGCCAAGGGCGGATATCCCGTGCTGATGACGCCGGTGATGCGCCGCCGCTTCAACGCCAGCGGCGAGTTCTACGACGCGCACGGCGAGTATCCCGGCATTACCCGCGCGGTCGCGGCCGAGCTGAACGTGCCCCTCATCGACGTGCACCGAGCCAGCGAGCGCGTGATCCGCGAGTATGGCCCGGAGCGCTCCAAGTCGCTCTTTCTGCACCTCGCGCCGGGGGAGAACCCCAACTATCCCCAAGGCC
It encodes the following:
- a CDS encoding rhamnogalacturonan acetylesterase, with the protein product MRTLRLMLLPLLLLLTGFALWDRPVTLYLAGDSTIAQKLVTRRPETGWGERLQQYFDIDHVRVANLARNGRSTRTFISEGRWQEIVDGMHAGDYVFIQFGHNDASVEKTDRYTPPADFRANLTRFVNEVRAKGGYPVLMTPVMRRRFNASGEFYDAHGEYPGITRAVAAELNVPLIDVHRASERVIREYGPERSKSLFLHLAPGENPNYPQGLSDDTHFSPLGAEVMAGLVVDGIREARLPIAARIARPDSTPAAPR